The Prevotella melaninogenica genome window below encodes:
- the rny gene encoding ribonuclease Y, producing the protein MSPIVTVIIAVVCLSAGCAGGFAIFRYILTGKYKDTMDKAEKAAEVIKEKKLLEVKEKFLNKKSELEKEVQQRTLKIQQGENRLKQREVALNQRQEEINRRKQDVDQQQQRVDNEKKLLQIKQQDLEKMQEQERMKLEELSGLSSEEAKKRLIESLKDQAKLDAASYINEIVDEAKLNANQQAKRIVIQTIQRVATETAIENSVSVFHIDSDEVKGRIIGREGRNIRALEAATGVEIVVDDTPEAIVISAFDPVRREICRLALHQLVADGRIHPARIEEVVAKVKKQLDNEIIETGKRTAIDLGIHGLHPELIRIVGKMKYRSSYGQNLLQHARETANLCAVMASELGLNPKKAKRAGLLHDIGKVPDEETDLPHALYGGKIAEKYKEKPDICNAIAAHHDEVEMTTLLAPIVQVCDAISGARPGARREIVEAYIKRLNDLEAIAMSYPGVTKTYAIQAGRELRVIVGADKMDDAESEKLSSEIAEKIQNEMTYPGQVKITVIREIRSVAYAK; encoded by the coding sequence ATGAGTCCAATAGTAACAGTTATAATAGCTGTGGTATGCCTTTCGGCAGGATGTGCTGGTGGATTTGCTATTTTCCGTTATATCTTAACTGGAAAATACAAAGATACAATGGATAAAGCAGAGAAAGCTGCAGAGGTAATTAAAGAAAAGAAACTTCTTGAAGTTAAGGAGAAGTTTCTTAATAAGAAAAGTGAACTCGAGAAAGAGGTTCAACAGCGCACATTGAAGATTCAGCAGGGTGAGAATCGCTTGAAGCAGCGTGAGGTTGCATTGAATCAACGTCAAGAAGAGATTAATCGTCGTAAGCAGGATGTTGATCAGCAGCAGCAGCGTGTTGATAATGAGAAGAAGCTACTGCAGATTAAGCAGCAGGATCTTGAGAAGATGCAGGAGCAGGAGCGAATGAAACTCGAGGAACTCTCTGGTCTTAGTTCTGAAGAAGCTAAGAAGCGTTTGATTGAAAGTTTGAAGGATCAAGCAAAGCTTGACGCAGCCTCATATATTAATGAGATTGTTGATGAAGCAAAGCTCAATGCTAATCAGCAGGCTAAGAGAATAGTCATCCAGACCATCCAGCGTGTTGCAACCGAAACAGCTATTGAGAATTCAGTAAGTGTTTTCCATATTGATAGTGATGAGGTTAAGGGACGTATTATTGGTCGTGAAGGTCGTAATATCCGTGCTTTGGAGGCTGCAACAGGTGTTGAGATTGTTGTTGATGATACTCCAGAAGCTATTGTTATTTCAGCTTTTGATCCTGTTCGTCGTGAGATTTGTCGTTTGGCACTTCATCAGCTTGTTGCTGATGGACGAATTCACCCAGCACGTATTGAAGAAGTTGTTGCTAAGGTTAAGAAACAACTTGATAATGAGATCATTGAAACAGGTAAGCGTACAGCTATTGACCTTGGAATTCATGGTCTTCATCCAGAGCTGATTCGTATTGTTGGTAAGATGAAATATCGTTCTTCATATGGTCAGAACCTTTTGCAGCATGCCCGTGAAACAGCAAATCTTTGTGCTGTTATGGCAAGTGAGTTAGGTTTGAATCCAAAGAAGGCAAAGCGTGCAGGCTTATTGCATGATATCGGTAAGGTACCAGACGAAGAGACTGATTTACCACATGCGCTTTATGGAGGTAAGATTGCTGAGAAGTATAAAGAGAAACCAGATATTTGCAATGCCATTGCAGCTCACCACGATGAGGTTGAGATGACTACACTTCTTGCACCAATCGTTCAGGTATGTGATGCCATCTCTGGTGCTCGTCCAGGTGCTCGTCGTGAGATTGTGGAAGCTTATATCAAGCGTCTGAATGATCTTGAAGCGATTGCAATGAGTTATCCAGGTGTAACAAAGACTTATGCTATTCAGGCTGGTCGCGAACTCCGTGTAATCGTTGGTGCTGATAAGATGGATGATGCAGAAAGCGAGAAGCTCAGTTCTGAGATTGCAGAGAAGATACAGAATGAAATGACCTATCCAGGACAGGTTAAGATTACGGTTATTCGTGAGATTCGTTCTGTTGCTTATGCAAAGTAA
- a CDS encoding YecH family metal-binding protein, whose protein sequence is MAHGHDVLHMMEGNSYETKEDLVKAIIEHFGEEERFHTCSVDGMNAEELVDFLTERGKFMPAKGGFTVDTTKICNH, encoded by the coding sequence ATGGCACATGGACATGATGTACTCCATATGATGGAGGGTAATAGTTATGAAACAAAAGAAGATTTAGTAAAGGCAATTATAGAGCACTTCGGTGAAGAGGAGCGTTTTCATACTTGTTCTGTAGACGGAATGAACGCTGAGGAATTAGTAGATTTCTTGACAGAACGTGGTAAGTTTATGCCTGCTAAGGGGGGATTCACTGTTGATACAACTAAGATTTGTAATCACTAA
- a CDS encoding M64 family metallopeptidase — MKKIITLLFLAVTLTAAAQDFNHYFEDATLRLDYIFSGNAKHQTIAVDELSRIPRWYGKHERLAEVPVEGNGQVIVRDHRTQNVIYRNSFSTLFQEWLTYDEAKKPSGKAFENVFLVPFPKDSVDITVELRNNRREVTVSMSHTVNPKDILIRHIGERSVTPYETLQKAADTTRCIHIAYVAEGYTEVEMANFIEDCRTANEALFAHEPFKSLRQRFNVVAVKSPSMESGTSEPSKGIWKNTALHSHFDTFYSDRYLTTLHLKELHDWLAGTPYEHIIVLVNTEKYGGGGILNSYNLSMVRNPYFKPVVVHEFGHSFAGLGDEYAYEKEQINMYPTDVEPWEPNLTTLVDFHGKWENLINKKTPIPTPQPADLDKPNARYDKWKVGVYEPAGYSQHGVYRAYPDCRMRTNMHPEFCPACNLGLTKLIKFYTGE; from the coding sequence ATGAAAAAAATTATCACGCTCTTGTTCTTGGCTGTCACGCTAACTGCCGCAGCACAGGATTTTAATCATTACTTTGAGGATGCAACGCTTCGTCTTGATTACATTTTTTCAGGTAATGCTAAGCATCAAACCATTGCTGTAGACGAATTATCACGCATACCACGATGGTATGGTAAGCATGAACGATTGGCAGAGGTGCCTGTCGAAGGAAATGGTCAAGTTATTGTTCGTGACCATCGTACACAAAATGTTATTTATCGAAATTCATTCTCAACACTTTTTCAGGAATGGTTGACGTATGATGAGGCAAAGAAACCTTCTGGTAAAGCATTTGAAAATGTCTTTCTCGTTCCTTTCCCAAAGGATTCTGTAGATATAACAGTTGAACTAAGGAACAACCGTCGTGAGGTAACAGTATCTATGAGTCATACTGTTAATCCAAAGGATATTCTCATTCGTCACATTGGTGAACGTTCTGTAACACCTTACGAAACCTTGCAGAAGGCTGCAGACACGACACGCTGTATTCATATTGCTTATGTTGCAGAGGGATATACAGAGGTGGAGATGGCAAATTTTATAGAAGATTGTCGCACTGCTAACGAAGCCCTTTTTGCACATGAACCATTTAAGTCACTACGTCAACGCTTTAATGTTGTAGCTGTTAAGTCGCCATCTATGGAGAGTGGTACGTCTGAACCGTCAAAGGGTATTTGGAAAAATACAGCCCTTCACTCACATTTTGATACATTCTACAGTGACCGTTATCTGACAACGTTGCATCTGAAGGAATTACATGACTGGTTGGCTGGTACCCCTTATGAGCATATTATCGTACTTGTAAATACAGAGAAGTATGGTGGCGGTGGTATTCTGAATTCTTATAACCTTTCAATGGTGCGTAATCCTTATTTCAAGCCAGTTGTTGTACATGAGTTTGGACATTCCTTTGCTGGTCTGGGTGATGAATATGCATACGAAAAGGAGCAGATTAATATGTATCCAACTGACGTAGAACCTTGGGAGCCAAACCTTACAACTTTAGTTGACTTCCATGGAAAATGGGAGAATCTTATTAATAAGAAGACACCTATTCCAACTCCTCAACCAGCTGACCTTGATAAACCCAATGCGCGTTATGATAAGTGGAAGGTGGGAGTGTATGAACCTGCAGGCTATTCTCAGCATGGAGTTTATCGCGCATACCCAGACTGCCGTATGCGTACAAATATGCACCCAGAATTCTGTCCTGCTTGCAATTTAGGACTTACAAAACTTATTAAGTTCTATACGGGAGAGTAG
- the glyA gene encoding serine hydroxymethyltransferase, whose translation MRRDQEIFDLIEMEHKRQLKGMELIASENFVSDEVMQAMGSYLTNKYAEGYPGKRYYGGCQVVDQVETLAIERVKQLFGAEYANVQPHSGAQANQAVLLAVLKPGDTFMGLDLDQGGHLSHGSEVNTSGILYNHVGYTLNRETGRVDYDEMERLAREHKPKLIIGGGSAYSREWDYKRMRKIADEVGALLMVDMAHPAGLIAASLLDNPVKYAHIVTTTTHKTLRGPRGGIILMGKDFDNPWGLTTKKGDLKPMSMLFNSAVFPGNQGGPLEHVIAAKAVGFGENLLPSWKEYATQVKKNASVLAQALVEKGFSIVSGGTDNHSMLLDLRQKYPDLTGKVAENALVAADITANKNKVPYDERSAFQTSGLRLGTAAMTTRGCKEDMMLLCADLIDEVLSDPENEQVIKRVREKVNETMKDYPLFAY comes from the coding sequence ATGAGAAGAGACCAAGAAATTTTTGACCTTATTGAGATGGAACACAAACGCCAGCTCAAAGGTATGGAGCTGATTGCATCAGAGAATTTCGTCAGTGACGAAGTTATGCAGGCCATGGGATCTTACCTAACAAACAAGTATGCTGAAGGTTACCCAGGCAAACGCTATTATGGTGGTTGTCAAGTGGTTGACCAAGTTGAGACACTTGCCATTGAGCGCGTAAAGCAACTCTTTGGTGCTGAATATGCCAATGTGCAGCCTCACTCTGGTGCGCAGGCTAACCAAGCTGTGTTGCTTGCCGTGCTGAAACCAGGCGACACATTCATGGGACTTGACCTTGACCAAGGCGGTCATCTCTCTCATGGTAGTGAGGTAAATACATCTGGTATCCTTTATAACCATGTTGGTTATACATTGAACCGTGAGACTGGTCGTGTTGACTATGACGAGATGGAGCGTCTCGCACGTGAGCACAAGCCAAAGCTTATCATCGGTGGTGGTTCTGCTTACAGCCGTGAGTGGGATTATAAGCGCATGCGCAAGATTGCTGACGAGGTAGGCGCTTTGTTAATGGTTGACATGGCTCATCCTGCTGGTCTTATTGCTGCAAGTCTGCTCGATAACCCTGTAAAATATGCTCATATTGTTACCACTACAACTCACAAGACACTCCGTGGTCCTCGTGGCGGTATTATCCTTATGGGTAAGGACTTCGATAATCCTTGGGGTTTAACAACCAAGAAGGGTGATTTGAAACCAATGTCTATGCTCTTCAATTCTGCTGTATTCCCAGGTAACCAGGGTGGTCCATTGGAACATGTTATTGCAGCTAAGGCTGTTGGCTTTGGTGAGAACCTCCTACCAAGCTGGAAGGAATATGCAACACAGGTGAAGAAGAATGCTTCTGTTCTTGCTCAAGCACTTGTTGAGAAAGGTTTCAGCATTGTTAGCGGTGGCACAGACAACCATTCTATGCTGCTCGACCTACGTCAGAAGTATCCAGACCTTACTGGTAAGGTTGCTGAGAATGCACTTGTTGCTGCCGACATCACCGCCAATAAGAATAAGGTACCATACGATGAGCGTTCTGCGTTCCAGACCAGCGGTTTGCGACTTGGAACAGCTGCAATGACAACACGTGGCTGTAAGGAAGATATGATGTTACTCTGTGCTGACCTTATTGATGAGGTCTTATCAGACCCAGAGAACGAGCAGGTTATTAAGCGTGTACGTGAGAAAGTGAATGAGACGATGAAGGACTATCCTCTCTTCGCTTACTAA
- a CDS encoding cupin domain-containing protein — protein MAKVEKGIVFTSNSVIDYAEGGVVSKELVHSNAGSVTLFSFDAGQGLSEHTAPFDAFIQVVDGKMELTVENIKHVISAGESFIIPSGAPHSVNAPERFKMIITMIRG, from the coding sequence ATGGCTAAAGTAGAAAAAGGAATTGTTTTCACTTCAAACAGTGTGATTGATTATGCAGAAGGTGGCGTAGTAAGTAAAGAATTGGTACACAGCAATGCTGGTAGTGTTACCTTGTTTAGCTTCGATGCTGGCCAAGGACTTTCAGAGCATACCGCACCATTCGATGCTTTCATTCAGGTTGTTGATGGAAAAATGGAATTGACCGTTGAAAACATAAAGCATGTGATTAGCGCTGGCGAAAGTTTTATCATTCCAAGTGGTGCACCTCACTCTGTGAACGCACCTGAACGATTCAAGATGATTATAACAATGATTAGAGGGTAG
- the queG gene encoding tRNA epoxyqueuosine(34) reductase QueG codes for MSSIDALSPNVNKKDSIVVQSSTIKSLAHSMGFFACGIAKAAPVDEAVAQKYRKWLENGEEASMAYMTNYLEKRLDPRLLVPGVRSIISLALNYAPAQQLPKGEYQIAAYALGLDYHDLMKQKMRELAIKIIERWQLPKQEEGEEPSVRCFCDTAPVLERYWAQKAGLGWVGRNHQLIIPHAGSMFFLGEIFLPFDVDVYDEAISNRCGSCHRCIDACPTRAIIPDEDFHAERCLSYQLIENRGELSDEAKSHMGDTIYGCDRCQTACPWNRFATPNTEPALQPKPELLSMSKEKWHNLTVEDYQRLFKGSAVKRVKYEGLKRNITVKEK; via the coding sequence ATGTCATCAATAGATGCTTTAAGCCCTAACGTAAATAAGAAAGATTCAATTGTTGTCCAATCATCAACAATAAAATCTTTAGCACACTCCATGGGATTCTTTGCTTGTGGCATAGCAAAGGCAGCACCTGTTGATGAAGCAGTAGCACAGAAATATCGTAAATGGTTGGAGAATGGAGAAGAGGCTTCAATGGCATATATGACAAACTACTTAGAGAAACGACTTGATCCACGACTTCTCGTTCCTGGTGTACGGAGTATCATTTCACTTGCTCTCAACTATGCTCCAGCTCAACAGCTACCTAAAGGCGAGTATCAAATAGCAGCTTACGCACTTGGTTTAGATTATCATGACCTAATGAAGCAAAAGATGAGGGAATTAGCGATAAAGATAATAGAACGGTGGCAACTCCCCAAACAAGAAGAAGGCGAAGAACCCTCAGTACGTTGCTTCTGTGACACTGCTCCTGTCCTTGAACGCTATTGGGCACAGAAGGCAGGACTTGGATGGGTAGGACGCAATCATCAGCTCATCATTCCTCATGCAGGTTCTATGTTCTTTTTGGGTGAGATTTTCTTACCTTTTGATGTTGATGTATACGATGAAGCAATATCAAACCGATGTGGAAGTTGCCATCGTTGTATTGATGCCTGCCCTACTCGTGCAATCATCCCTGATGAAGATTTCCATGCCGAACGATGTCTTTCATATCAACTGATTGAAAATCGTGGAGAACTATCTGACGAAGCAAAAAGCCATATGGGTGATACAATATATGGCTGTGATCGATGCCAAACTGCATGTCCTTGGAATCGCTTTGCAACACCAAATACAGAACCAGCTCTCCAACCTAAGCCTGAGCTTCTCAGTATGAGCAAAGAGAAGTGGCATAATCTAACCGTTGAAGATTATCAACGATTATTTAAAGGATCTGCTGTTAAGCGAGTTAAATACGAGGGTCTGAAAAGAAATATTACGGTAAAGGAAAAATAA
- a CDS encoding polysaccharide deacetylase family protein translates to MLIEQPARWLRIFYPHALWRMDKNDHSVYLTFDDGPIPEATPFILDILDQFNAKAMFFMVADNVRKHPEIYEEVIRRGHKVGNHTYHHLGSFRHWTLTYAVDVTKADALLNTPYFRPPHGWLRHTVYWWVKQNYRVVMWDLVTRDYSKWLSAADVVNNVKRYARNGSIITFHDSLKSIDKLRTALPESLQWLKNQGYEFKVFPDDPAETF, encoded by the coding sequence ATGCTAATAGAACAACCTGCACGCTGGCTACGTATCTTTTATCCACACGCTCTTTGGCGTATGGACAAGAACGATCACTCCGTTTATCTCACATTTGATGATGGACCAATACCCGAAGCAACACCATTTATTCTCGACATACTTGACCAATTCAATGCAAAGGCAATGTTCTTCATGGTTGCTGACAATGTAAGAAAACATCCAGAAATCTATGAGGAAGTAATACGTCGTGGACATAAAGTGGGAAATCATACTTATCATCATCTTGGTTCTTTCAGACACTGGACACTAACCTATGCTGTAGATGTTACTAAGGCAGATGCACTTCTCAACACTCCTTATTTCCGTCCACCCCACGGATGGTTACGCCATACAGTATATTGGTGGGTAAAACAAAATTATCGTGTTGTTATGTGGGACCTTGTAACACGTGATTATTCTAAATGGTTATCAGCTGCAGATGTTGTAAACAATGTAAAGCGATATGCTCGTAATGGGTCTATCATCACATTTCATGACTCTCTCAAAAGTATTGACAAGCTTCGTACAGCACTCCCAGAATCATTGCAATGGCTTAAAAACCAAGGTTATGAGTTTAAAGTCTTCCCTGATGACCCTGCCGAAACCTTTTAA
- a CDS encoding glycosyltransferase family 117 protein — protein sequence MKQFRLVDNIVGWLAFFIAAFVYCSTIEPTASFWDCPEFITTGYKLEIGHPPGAPFFMLTANLFSHFASDPTEVARMVNTMSALLSATCIMFLFWTITHLSRRLIVRDGEAPSLAKNIAIEGAGLVGALIYTFSDTFWFSAVEGEVYAYSSAFTAVVFWLILKWEDNADKPHSDRWLILITYMTGLSIGVHLLNLLCIPAIALVYYYKKVPDANLKGSLFALLLSVVLVAAVLYGVVPGIITVGGWFELFFTNTLGMPFNTGTIIYIALLIASFIWGIYETYQDKNPRRQNIAFLAALGLIGIPFYGYGWTAFFTGLVVLALVYVLLQWQRPFNKDGKKQRVALVSSRIKNTALLCMLMLFIGYSSYAVIVIRSTANPPMDQNSPEDIFTLGSYLSRDQYGDHPLLYGQAYSSQPAVAEDGMHYKFDEGAPVYERKEKASKDEKDSYFIVRHKATQVFEQNMLFPRMYNPGSAGLYEQWMGGITGHDVDGVKMPTQWENLKFFLSYQCNFMYWRYFMWNFAGRQNDIQGNGEPEHGNWITGISFIDNSLYGDQNLLPDELKANKGHNVFYCLPLLLGLIGLFWQAWRGKRGIQQFWVVFFLFFMTGLAIVIYLNQTPSQPRERDYAYAASFYAYAIWCGLGVLALYDWARKLKVAPVLSASVISLVCLLVPIQMASQTWDDHDRSGRYTCRDFGQNYLNSLQQKGNPIIFTNGDNDTFPLWYNQEVEGVRTDTRVCNLSYLQTDWYIDQMRRPAYNSPSVPISWPRLDYVSGTNEYVQIQPEFKEQIREFYKQDPVSAKAQFGDDPFELKNILKYWVRSKNADSHVIPTDTIYMTIDKEAVRRSGMMRPGDSIPDRMVISLAGKQALYKNDLMMLEMIANCNWTRPLYVAVTVGAENFMNLGENFIQEGLVNRITPFSTMDNANSTGINMRNFDTEKTYDVMMNRFKWGGLSKPGLYIDETVARMCYTHRREMADLALHLIAKGEKAKALKVLQKAEKEIPSYNVPISYMSGSSDMARAYALLGQKVKARQMYDDLWKISLQYVNYYLSLNPRLFNMSQSSCKMNFQIMMNLVNENEQADREWANKHATQLDNLFVRFKNRGGALM from the coding sequence ATGAAACAATTCAGACTGGTGGACAACATCGTCGGATGGCTTGCATTCTTTATTGCAGCCTTCGTCTACTGTTCCACAATTGAACCGACAGCCAGTTTCTGGGACTGTCCCGAATTCATTACAACAGGCTATAAACTGGAGATTGGACACCCTCCTGGGGCACCATTCTTTATGCTTACAGCCAATCTCTTCTCACATTTTGCAAGCGACCCAACAGAGGTAGCACGTATGGTTAACACCATGAGCGCATTGCTTTCGGCAACGTGTATCATGTTCCTGTTTTGGACCATTACCCACCTCTCACGTAGACTGATTGTGCGTGATGGTGAAGCTCCTTCACTTGCAAAAAATATCGCCATCGAAGGTGCAGGCCTTGTTGGTGCACTGATTTATACTTTCAGTGACACTTTCTGGTTCTCAGCAGTTGAGGGCGAGGTATATGCCTATTCATCAGCGTTTACAGCTGTTGTTTTCTGGCTTATATTGAAATGGGAAGATAATGCAGACAAACCTCATTCTGACCGTTGGTTGATACTGATTACCTATATGACTGGTCTGTCTATTGGTGTGCACCTACTCAACCTCCTTTGTATTCCAGCCATTGCACTGGTTTACTATTATAAGAAGGTGCCAGATGCAAACTTGAAGGGTTCACTCTTTGCCTTGCTCCTCTCTGTAGTCCTCGTTGCAGCCGTTCTGTATGGTGTTGTTCCAGGTATTATCACAGTAGGTGGTTGGTTTGAGTTGTTCTTCACGAATACACTTGGCATGCCATTCAACACGGGTACCATTATTTATATTGCCTTACTCATTGCTTCTTTTATTTGGGGCATTTATGAGACATATCAGGATAAGAACCCACGCCGTCAGAATATAGCATTCTTGGCAGCACTGGGATTGATTGGTATTCCATTCTATGGCTATGGATGGACAGCATTCTTTACTGGACTTGTCGTACTTGCACTCGTTTACGTACTGCTTCAGTGGCAGCGTCCATTTAACAAAGATGGCAAGAAGCAGCGTGTTGCACTTGTTTCTTCACGCATAAAGAATACAGCTTTGCTTTGTATGCTGATGTTGTTTATCGGCTACTCTTCATATGCTGTAATCGTTATACGCTCAACAGCCAATCCACCAATGGATCAGAATTCACCAGAGGATATCTTTACTTTGGGTAGTTATCTGAGTCGTGACCAGTATGGTGACCATCCATTACTCTACGGACAGGCATATTCAAGTCAGCCTGCAGTTGCAGAAGACGGTATGCACTATAAGTTTGATGAGGGTGCTCCGGTCTATGAACGTAAGGAGAAAGCGTCTAAAGACGAGAAAGACTCTTACTTCATTGTTCGTCATAAAGCAACACAGGTTTTTGAACAGAATATGTTATTCCCACGTATGTACAACCCTGGTTCTGCTGGTCTATACGAACAGTGGATGGGTGGTATTACTGGACATGATGTTGATGGCGTAAAGATGCCTACACAATGGGAAAACTTAAAGTTCTTCCTTTCTTACCAGTGTAACTTCATGTACTGGCGTTACTTCATGTGGAACTTTGCAGGACGACAGAACGATATTCAAGGTAACGGTGAACCAGAACATGGTAACTGGATTACAGGTATATCATTCATTGACAATTCGCTTTATGGTGACCAAAACTTGTTACCAGATGAGTTGAAAGCAAACAAGGGACACAACGTCTTCTATTGTCTACCATTATTGCTCGGATTAATCGGTCTTTTCTGGCAGGCATGGCGTGGAAAACGTGGTATACAACAGTTCTGGGTCGTATTCTTCTTGTTCTTTATGACTGGTCTTGCCATTGTTATCTACCTGAATCAGACACCAAGTCAGCCACGTGAACGTGACTATGCTTATGCTGCTTCATTCTATGCATACGCTATCTGGTGTGGATTAGGAGTATTGGCACTCTACGACTGGGCACGTAAACTCAAGGTTGCACCAGTATTATCAGCCTCTGTCATCTCACTTGTTTGTCTGCTTGTCCCTATCCAGATGGCATCTCAAACATGGGATGACCACGATCGCTCAGGTCGATATACTTGCCGTGACTTTGGTCAGAACTATCTTAATTCATTACAGCAGAAGGGTAATCCTATTATCTTTACGAATGGTGACAACGATACCTTCCCACTTTGGTATAACCAAGAGGTTGAGGGAGTGCGTACAGATACACGTGTTTGTAACCTTTCTTATCTGCAGACAGACTGGTACATCGATCAAATGCGCCGTCCAGCATACAACTCACCAAGTGTACCTATATCATGGCCACGCCTTGATTATGTAAGTGGAACAAATGAGTATGTACAGATTCAACCAGAATTCAAGGAACAAATACGAGAGTTCTATAAGCAGGATCCTGTTTCAGCAAAGGCACAATTTGGTGACGACCCATTTGAATTAAAGAATATTCTCAAGTATTGGGTACGCTCAAAGAATGCTGACAGCCATGTTATCCCTACTGATACCATCTACATGACTATCGATAAGGAGGCTGTTCGTCGCAGTGGTATGATGCGTCCAGGTGATTCTATTCCAGATCGAATGGTTATCTCATTGGCAGGAAAACAAGCTTTATACAAGAATGACTTGATGATGCTTGAGATGATTGCTAACTGTAACTGGACACGTCCTCTCTATGTAGCTGTAACCGTTGGAGCTGAGAACTTTATGAACTTAGGTGAAAACTTCATTCAAGAAGGTCTCGTAAATCGTATTACTCCATTCTCTACAATGGACAATGCAAATTCTACTGGCATCAATATGCGTAACTTCGATACAGAGAAGACTTATGATGTCATGATGAATCGCTTCAAATGGGGTGGTCTTAGCAAGCCAGGACTTTACATCGATGAAACTGTAGCTCGTATGTGCTATACACATCGCCGTGAGATGGCTGACCTTGCACTTCACCTCATTGCAAAGGGTGAGAAGGCTAAAGCGTTGAAAGTATTACAGAAGGCTGAGAAGGAAATACCAAGCTATAACGTGCCAATCAGCTACATGAGTGGTTCATCAGATATGGCACGTGCATACGCATTACTTGGTCAGAAAGTAAAGGCACGCCAGATGTATGATGATTTGTGGAAGATTTCACTTCAGTATGTAAACTACTATTTGAGTCTTAATCCTCGTCTCTTCAATATGTCTCAGAGTTCATGTAAGATGAATTTCCAGATTATGATGAATCTTGTTAACGAGAATGAACAAGCTGATCGTGAATGGGCAAACAAACATGCAACCCAGCTTGACAATCTTTTTGTAAGATTCAAAAATAGAGGTGGTGCATTGATGTAG